The genomic region GTGCCTCGGCTTCGCTCCTCCTGCTCGCCGTTCTCACCGCCGCGCCCTCCGTCGCGAGGGCGGCCGCCTCGCCCGTCGTGGACGCGGTCACGGTCGACGTCGACCCGGTGCCGAGCAACGCGCCGGCGCGCGTGACCTGCGCCGCGCACGACCCGGCGGGCGGCATCCTCGCCTTCGCCATCCGGGTCAGCGCGGGGACGCTCGCGGGCGGAGTCCCGCAGCCCGACGGCTCCTCCCTCGCGACCGTCCCCATCTCGCCGGCCACCCCCGCGTCCCAGAGCCTGACCTGGCTCACGCCGGACCTCGGGACCGCCGTCACGGTCACCTGCACCGTGACCGGCACGGGGACGCGCTGGGACGGCAAGACCCACCTGACGGCGGCGCGCTCCATCGTGGTCACCACCACCAGCGCGCAGCCGCCCGTCATCGACGGCCTGATCGCGCCGACGGGCGACGTCGTGAGCGGCGCGCAGGCCACCTTCCGCATCGCCGCCCACGACCCGCTCGGCGGGACGCTGACCTACGACTGGAGCGCCAGCGGCGGGACCATCGCGGCGTCCGGCGACACGGCGATGTGGACCGCGCCGCAGCAGACCGGGAGCTACACCGTCGCCGTGACCGCGACCTCCTCGTCCGGCACCGCCAGGGCCAGCGCCACCGTCAACGTGGCGACCGCCGCGTTCCAGGGGAGCTTCAGCGCCGGCATCGGCGCGCCGCAGCGGGTCGCCGTCGGCTCCGACGGGCGCACCTGGGTGGTGGACGCGCAGACCGGTGACGTCGTCTGCTTCACCCCCCGCGGCGAGCTCATGGGGCGGTTCACGCCGCCGGATCGGGCGCTCGCGGTGGCGGCGACGGCCGCGGGGATCGCCGTCTCGACCGGGCAGGGCAACATCCATTACCTGGATCCCGCGAGCGGCCGGGTCCTCCGGACCATCTCGCCCGGTCCGGTCGCCTACGGGCTCGCCTACGATCGGACGCGGAACCTGCTGTGGGCGGCCGAGCGCGACATGTCGCGCGTCCGCGCCTTCCTGCCCGACGGGTCGTCCCCGGTCGTCCTCACGCAGGCCGGCGACGCGACGGCTGGCTTCACGCCCCTTGTCGGCGTGACCGCCGTGGCGGTGGACTCGGTCTCCGGGACGATCTGGGCCGTCCTGTTCTCGAACGAGACCGGGCTGCTGGCCCACGCCTTCCGCTACGACGGCGCCTGGCTCCGCTCCGCGATCGGCTTCGGCGGCGGGGCGGGTCAGGTGACGCGCGCCGGAGGCGCCGCCGTGGACGCGTCGGGCAGCCTCTACGTCACCGACATGTTCCAGGGGCACGTGGCGGTCGTGACGTCGGGCGGCTCGCCGCTCGGCGCGCTCGGCTCGTTCGGCAGCGGTCCTGGGCAGCTCAACCTGCCCACCGACGTCGCCATCGCGCCCACGGGAGACATCCTCGTCGCGAGCCAGGGGGTCGGCCGGCTCGAGCGCTTCGGTCGCGGCACTCCGCTGCCGACCTGCCCCAACGACGCCGACTGCGACGGGATGCCCGACGACTGGGAGCTGAAGTACGGCTTCGACCCGCACTTCGCCGGCGACGCCCTCCTCGACGCCGACGGGGACGGGCTGACGAACCTCGAGGAGTACCTGCGGGGCACCAATCCCCGGAATCGCGACACCGACGGGGACGGCGTCTCCGACGGCGACGAGATCGCGATGGGCACGAACCCGCTCGACTCCAGGGACCAGAAGCCCTCGCTCGTGCCCCCGTCGCCGCGCACCAGCGATCCGGGCCTGGTCCGGTTCTCGGTGACCTTGAAGAGCCGCTCGAGCTGCACGGTGAGCTGGCGGCAGCGGCTCGGCCCGACCGTCACCCTGCGCGACGCGACGACCTTCACGCCCTCCTTCGTCGGACGGACCGCGGCGCGTTACCAGTTCGTCGGCTCGGCGCGCTGCGGCAGCGTGGTGACGCCCGACGCGGTGCTCGAGGCCACCATCCGGAACGTGGCGCCGAGGCCGGACGCCGGCCGGCTCGCGGTGGTGCGGCCCGGCGCCCCGGTGGCGCTCGACGGCCGGCTCACGGCCGACGCCAACGCCGACACCGTCTCCTACGCGTGGGATCAGACCTCCGGCGCCGCCCTGATCGGACCGAGCGCGGGGGCCATGCTGAACCTGCGCGCCCGCCAGCCGGGGTTGTCCACCTTCCGCCTGACCGCGCGCGACGGCGGCGGGCTCAACGCGAGCGCCGAGGTCCCGGTGCTGGTGGTGAGCGCGCCGGGCGAGGCGCCGGCGGCGCGGGTGACCAGCCCGAGCGCGGGGCAGGTGGGTGTTTCCGTGCAGCTCGACGCCAGCGCGAGCTACGACCCGACCGGCGGGTCGGCGACGTACGCCTGGCAGCAGGTCGGCGGACCGGCGGTGACCCTCGCCGGCG from Anaeromyxobacter paludicola harbors:
- a CDS encoding PKD domain-containing protein, with protein sequence MPRASASLLLLAVLTAAPSVARAAASPVVDAVTVDVDPVPSNAPARVTCAAHDPAGGILAFAIRVSAGTLAGGVPQPDGSSLATVPISPATPASQSLTWLTPDLGTAVTVTCTVTGTGTRWDGKTHLTAARSIVVTTTSAQPPVIDGLIAPTGDVVSGAQATFRIAAHDPLGGTLTYDWSASGGTIAASGDTAMWTAPQQTGSYTVAVTATSSSGTARASATVNVATAAFQGSFSAGIGAPQRVAVGSDGRTWVVDAQTGDVVCFTPRGELMGRFTPPDRALAVAATAAGIAVSTGQGNIHYLDPASGRVLRTISPGPVAYGLAYDRTRNLLWAAERDMSRVRAFLPDGSSPVVLTQAGDATAGFTPLVGVTAVAVDSVSGTIWAVLFSNETGLLAHAFRYDGAWLRSAIGFGGGAGQVTRAGGAAVDASGSLYVTDMFQGHVAVVTSGGSPLGALGSFGSGPGQLNLPTDVAIAPTGDILVASQGVGRLERFGRGTPLPTCPNDADCDGMPDDWELKYGFDPHFAGDALLDADGDGLTNLEEYLRGTNPRNRDTDGDGVSDGDEIAMGTNPLDSRDQKPSLVPPSPRTSDPGLVRFSVTLKSRSSCTVSWRQRLGPTVTLRDATTFTPSFVGRTAARYQFVGSARCGSVVTPDAVLEATIRNVAPRPDAGRLAVVRPGAPVALDGRLTADANADTVSYAWDQTSGAALIGPSAGAMLNLRARQPGLSTFRLTARDGGGLNASAEVPVLVVSAPGEAPAARVTSPSAGQVGVSVQLDASASYDPTGGSATYAWQQVGGPAVTLAGAATATPSFTPAAPGRYAFEVSLATSRSRSPAARAEVLVGAGPALPTAAVAQPVLSGAAGEPVELDGSPSVAAAGGALEYAWRQVSGPAAGLTDATRAVATVVPFYPGVHIFELLVTENGSPGVPVRVEVDASAPGRGIPQAAVAAPGPATVDQAVTLDGTASRDPDGHALRFRWTQTGGPWVPLDDAASQAPTFRPHQPGTYVFELEVDDYKIRSAPVTATVTVSPVQGGNP